One part of the Thermodesulfovibrio sp. 3462-1 genome encodes these proteins:
- a CDS encoding 4Fe-4S dicluster domain-containing protein gives MSIYFIYQDHDRCIGCYACEVHCKTKNELPVGPRLCKIIETEIKIVGGLPRQRFVFMPCFHCEEPWCVKACPTGAMQKRSKDGIVFVEQSLCVGCKSCITACPWGVPQWNPETGKVVKCDYCKDRVDQGLNPACVTKCTTKALKFVSAQEASRLKREKFVKDTYGSLY, from the coding sequence ATGAGTATCTATTTCATATACCAAGACCATGACCGCTGCATTGGCTGTTATGCCTGTGAGGTGCACTGTAAAACTAAAAATGAACTTCCTGTTGGTCCAAGACTTTGTAAAATCATTGAGACCGAGATAAAAATAGTAGGTGGGCTTCCTCGTCAGAGATTTGTCTTTATGCCATGTTTTCATTGTGAAGAACCCTGGTGTGTGAAAGCATGCCCAACAGGTGCAATGCAGAAACGCTCAAAGGATGGAATTGTTTTTGTTGAACAGTCTTTATGTGTGGGATGCAAATCCTGCATTACTGCCTGTCCATGGGGAGTTCCTCAATGGAATCCTGAAACAGGCAAAGTCGTAAAATGTGATTACTGTAAAGACAGAGTAGATCAGGGGCTTAATCCAGCCTGTGTAACAAAATGCACAACTAAGGCATTGAAATTTGTATCTGCTCAAGAAGCTTCAAGACTCAAAAGAGAAAAATTTGTGAAGGATACCTATGGCTCCCTATACTGA
- a CDS encoding NADH-quinone oxidoreductase subunit B family protein, translating into MAPYTDKHELIEVEEGTKIIRGSNVIITTVDRIVNWGRSNSLWPLTCGLACCAIEMMAAGASHLDLDRFGILFRASPRQADVIIIAGTVTYKMAPIVKRLYDQMPEPKYVVAMGSCACTGGIFNTYSTVQGVDKFLPVDVYIPGCPPRPEALMYGLLKLKEKIMKETERWGSWK; encoded by the coding sequence ATGGCTCCCTATACTGATAAACATGAACTTATTGAAGTGGAAGAAGGGACAAAAATAATCAGGGGTAGTAATGTAATAATTACTACCGTTGACAGAATTGTAAACTGGGGTAGGTCTAACTCACTCTGGCCTCTTACTTGTGGGCTTGCCTGTTGTGCCATAGAGATGATGGCAGCAGGTGCTTCTCATTTAGACCTTGATAGATTTGGAATTCTTTTTAGAGCATCACCCCGTCAGGCAGATGTGATAATAATTGCAGGCACTGTTACATACAAGATGGCACCCATTGTAAAGAGACTTTATGACCAAATGCCAGAGCCAAAGTATGTAGTTGCAATGGGAAGTTGTGCCTGCACCGGGGGAATTTTTAATACCTACAGCACAGTTCAAGGTGTAGACAAGTTTTTGCCTGTTGATGTTTATATACCGGGATGTCCACCAAGGCCTGAGGCTTTGATGTATGGATTGCTCAAACTTAAAGAAAAAATTATGAAAGAGACTGAAAGATGGGGCAGCTGGAAATAG
- a CDS encoding NADH-quinone oxidoreductase subunit D, with product MGQLEIERVSETTFVLQMGPHHPATHGVLKLLCEFEGERVVKITPDVGYLHRGVEKLAESKTYPGAMTLTDRLDYITSMTNNIGYCLAVEKLMCIEPPPRAKFIRTMVSELSRLSSHLLWLATHALDIGAMTVFLYAFREREQILQFFEKICGARLTVSYPRIGGVRVDVKQHVLDEIYKFMEIMLQRVDEYESLLTENRIWLARTKGIGVITAERAISMGLTGPALRGSGVYYDIRKHVPYDAYSEVDFEVPLGENGDTYDRYLCRILEMRQSALIVKQCIEKMPKGEIISDKSPDLDMPHQGKRKIEPDSSFWSAFIAFREEKQEIMPKGEIYSAIEAPKGELGFYIVSDGSGKPYRMRVRAPSFIHISAIPELCEGHLLADVIAIIGTLDIVMGEADR from the coding sequence ATGGGGCAGCTGGAAATAGAGAGAGTGAGCGAAACAACTTTTGTTCTTCAAATGGGACCTCATCATCCTGCCACTCATGGAGTATTAAAACTTCTCTGTGAGTTTGAAGGTGAAAGAGTAGTAAAAATTACTCCTGATGTAGGCTATTTGCATAGAGGAGTGGAAAAGCTTGCTGAAAGTAAAACCTATCCTGGTGCAATGACACTTACTGATAGACTTGACTATATAACAAGCATGACGAATAACATAGGATACTGCCTTGCAGTTGAAAAACTTATGTGCATTGAACCGCCACCGAGAGCAAAATTTATAAGAACAATGGTTAGCGAACTTTCAAGACTAAGCAGTCATCTGTTATGGCTTGCAACTCATGCCCTTGACATAGGTGCAATGACGGTGTTTCTTTATGCTTTCAGGGAAAGAGAGCAAATTTTACAATTCTTTGAAAAAATATGTGGTGCTCGGCTTACAGTAAGTTATCCAAGAATTGGTGGAGTAAGAGTTGATGTGAAACAGCATGTGCTTGATGAGATTTACAAATTCATGGAGATAATGCTTCAAAGAGTTGACGAGTATGAAAGCCTTCTTACAGAAAACCGTATATGGCTTGCAAGAACAAAGGGAATAGGTGTTATTACTGCAGAGAGAGCCATTTCAATGGGACTTACAGGTCCTGCTCTTCGTGGTTCTGGTGTTTATTATGACATAAGAAAACATGTTCCCTATGATGCTTACAGTGAGGTAGATTTTGAAGTGCCTCTTGGAGAAAATGGTGATACCTATGATAGGTATTTATGTAGAATTCTCGAGATGAGACAGTCAGCACTGATTGTAAAACAGTGTATTGAAAAGATGCCTAAGGGAGAGATAATTTCCGATAAATCTCCTGATCTGGATATGCCCCATCAGGGTAAAAGAAAAATTGAACCCGATAGCTCATTTTGGAGTGCTTTCATTGCATTCAGGGAGGAAAAACAGGAGATTATGCCAAAAGGAGAAATCTATTCAGCCATAGAAGCACCTAAGGGTGAGCTTGGCTTTTACATAGTAAGCGATGGTTCTGGAAAGCCTTATAGAATGCGGGTAAGAGCTCCTTCTTTTATTCATATCTCGGCAATTCCAGAACTCTGCGAGG